The Gasterosteus aculeatus chromosome 18, fGasAcu3.hap1.1, whole genome shotgun sequence genome segment taaaaagcaaagggCGGGGCTTCGCTTCACCGGGAGGCGTTTCTAGGATCCTGCCCCCCCATTGGCCCGCGGGGGGCCGCCGGAGGGGCTCTCGCGTGCATGGAAACAAAAGTCGACGAGGACGAACACTTGCGCGGGTCCTTGTACTTTTCCCCGCAAACCATGACGAGCACGGTAAGAGGCCGCCGGCCGTCCCGCGGAGCCCCGCTCCGCGACACTCGTCCCGGGGTCCGCGTCTCGAAGGGACGTCGGCTTGTGGACTTTGGTTCACCGGGAAACGGTGCTGCTTAAAGGCGGCTGCCAGCCGAATAAAATCAACACCCTACACGGgagctccttcagctccttttttaaacatatcatgaatattaaaatatttagaatataTAGTTTGGTTAAAAaagtttgaatgtgtttcttCAAGATTAATACATTAACTAGAAAATATATTTCCTGCAGAAAAAGCGTTGGAAGGCTGAAcgctaaaagctgaaatacaTCTTGaatacagaaatgacaaaagctgagatgactttcattttctattttgtATCCTCTCACATACTGAGTTCCATATCAGCCTgtcggtgtggttcacttcctgtcttattttgtagttttctgccactcgtgtccccgggtaacttcacttcctgccttattttgtagtttttagCCACTCATGTctccgggtaacttcacttcctgtcttattttgtagttttctgccactcgtgtccccgggtaacttcacttcctgtcttattttgtagttttctgccagtcgtgtccccgggtaacttcacttcctgccttgtcctgtcgtcccctgtgatcgtctgattgttacctgtgtccaatcaccttaagccgtgtgtctcttgtgtcactggtcgTGTCactgtctatcgtcgtggatgtctCTGGttcctgcctttttgccccctcggttcctgtgtgtgtgtgtgtgtgtgtgtgtgtgtgtttttgcccgttggccttttgcttttgttgccttttggactattaaagtctttttgtgtttaaactctgcgtttgagtcctgcatcCCGCGCCCCCCCGACACTTCCTATTAAAGGTTAAAGAACGGCGTCCTCCTCTTTTAAGGATTCGGGCAGAGTGAAAAATGAGGAGGAGTTTGTGGACGTGTTGGAGGAGCTGTTGCACAGCGGAGATCTTGGCCATGCCCTCAGGACCTTCAGCCCCAGCCCTTACGATGGAGGTCCGCCCTGCTCCGCGGCCGACCTCCCCAAAGCCGTGCTGGAGTCCCAGTATCTCCGCTACGTGGTCCAGGAGGTGGGATGGTCTCATGGATTCATCTAAATGCTCTACAGTATTGTTTTGTGCATATGGAGTCAGTCTCTCCACCTGCTCTTCCTCCATCAGATCGCCACGGAGAAGGCGTTGTcgctggaggaggtgagggaggaggccTCTGTGATTTTGGAGGAAATGTCTCAGAAGCTGCAGATGGGGTTTATCAGGCTGATGGCCTACATGCTGTCCAAGGTGTTGAAGAGAATCTTCACCGGCATCCATGTCAACACGGAAGGACTGAATGCGGTCAGGAACCAACCGATCCAACTGTGCATTACACACGTCGTGCAACCAGTGTGCAACGTGCAGCTTCTATCTCACATACAAATACAGCATGTCTGATCTGACCGTGTGATGCTGAGACGTAAACCAGTAATATGAATATGAAGCTCCAAGGTGCCTCACACGTGTGACTTTGTTCCCAGTACCTGGAATGTACGACTTCCACATTTTCAAGTTTCTTTTCAACAACAGAAGTTGATGTTATCAATAAAATTGTGATCATCTTTAAAGGTTTTTCAGTGGACGGAATCGTGACGTTGCTCTTTATTGAGACCAACATGCATATGACGTCTGAGCACTCGATACGTTATCCTCAGAAACTGATTTCTCCCTTTTCTGTCCCATGCAGCTCAAACAAGCCGTTCAGGAGAGTCCCGTGATCCTGCTGCCCAATCACAGGAGCTATTTGGACTTCCTGGTTATCTCCTACGTCATGTTCACCTACGACATCCCAGTGCCTGTCATTGCTGCAGGGATGGGCAAGTATCTCTCTGAAGGAAAACCACTAAATACTGTAGATGATGTGGAGCTGCGTTACGAGAATTCTATTCTTGAAATAAACATTCAAACGACGCTCACTGCATCTCTCCCTTCATTCACGTCTCTGTTCTTCTCCATGTAAAGCTCTCTCAAAGATGAGGGTGGTCGGAGAGATAATCAGTCGCTCGGGAGCGTTCTTTATCCGCCGTGCCATCGGCTCAGACAAACTGTACTGGGCAGTGCTGTCAGAATATGTCAAAACTATTGTCAGAGTAAGGCACAAAACATCAGACTCCAAACTGACTTTTCGGTTTCGTTTCTGTCGGCCTGTAAAGAGAGTTTCCCGTCGTGTGTCTCCTCCAGAAAGGATTCGCACCTGTGGAGTTCTACGTGGAAGGCCTGCGAAGTCGCACGCTCAAGTCGCTGATGCCCAAACTTGGTGAGTGTGCGTTCCGGGGTACGACGGGGCCGCGGCGTATCTAACGTCCTGGCACACGTGTCTGCAGGCATGATGCACATGGTGCTGGAGCCCTTCTTTAAAGGTGAGGTGTATGACGTCACGTTGGTCCCCGTCAGCCTCAGCTACGACCGGGTGCTGGAGGAGTTCCTGCTCGCCCAGGAGTTACTGGGTATCCCCAAACCCAAAGAAAGCACCACGGTACGTCCTTGTCTACTCCCCGCCTCCTCCCGGCACTCACCGCCGTATTGCTGCTGTGCCCCATTGAGCCGGCTGCGCCGAATTCTTTTATTGGTTGGACTTTGTCAATgacataaaaaatacatttattgtacTTGTAAATGTTGTTATTCTCTCTAACCTCAGCAGGTGATTAGTTCTCGCTCGTGACTCACTGCCAGCCGGGCTCTTTCTCCACAGGGTCTGCTGAAGGCCAGAAAGGTGCTCCAGGAAGATTATGGCAGCATGCATGTGAACTTTGGCCGTCCCATGTCAGTCCGACATTTGTGTCGGGGGAAGATAAACCGCGGCCAGTACAACCTCGTACCCAGGTACGAAGTCCTCCCTTCAGTTCAAATATGATTCAGTCTAAACAAACGATCTGAACTCCTCTTCAGTAAAGTCATTCTAAACCCTCCAAATTCCTCTGAATATTACCAAAGGACATCCCCCTTCAGTGATGCGTCTCCCCCATTTGTCCCGCCcgctccctccccttcctcccctttaCACCCCATTCCCAGGGATCTTCCTCAGAAGCCCAGTGGAGAGGTCCAGGCCTGCGTGAGCTGGCTGGCTCATCTGATGGTACGGATGCAGGAGGAGGGCGCCCTGATCAGCCCGTGGTCTCTGAtggcctccctgctgctgcaggctccTGCCGCGGCGTTGACGGAGCACGGCCTGCCGTGGCACCAGCTGGCAGAAAGAACCCTGCGCCTCAGGAAGCTGGCGCTGGACTTCGGGGCTCACTTGAACTGGCCAGGTGGGCGCAGAGGACAGATTCTCTTCCTCAGTGGGCccttttcacttttattttcacGTCCCTTGACGGGCCGGTAGGTGGCATTCGCACAGCGCTTGACAGGTGAACAGAGGGAGTTAATGCAGGAAAGTAAGTAAGTTGAACGTGTGGCCGTCTTACCGGTCTGAGGTAGATTAGATGAATGCGACTTGGCACAAGCATTCAGATTCACTTAGGACGACGTCTGAGGATTAACGCGCTCTAAGTAACTTATCCTAAGAGGACCACGCTGACCGGCCTCGCGGGTCTAGACGCATGCAGGCACCTAAACACATTATACATTAACTAAAAACCAGCCCATGAACACACGATGTGGACACCGTTTTCTCCAGGAAAAGTCCCCgagcaggaagtgatgtcatctGCCGCAGCTCTCCATCACTCCCTGGTTCGCCTTCAAGCGGGGCGGGTGCATCTGGTTCAGGGGGAAGAGGACGAGAGGGAAGATCCGAGGCGCCCGGAGGAGGACGTGACCAAGGCGGCCGTGCCGATGCTGATGTTGGCTTGTTACAGAAACCAGTGCCTGCATGTTTTTGTGCGCCCCGCCCTGCTCGCGGTAGCCATACACGTGACAAAGAGCGTGCAGAGAGGTGAGGGCAACGCGACGGGGCTCTCAAATAACACAACGTGGCATTTCATAACACGTTTCCCCTTGTGCCTCCTTCTGATCCAGACGAGCTCTTCGCCTTCTTTTGCTTCCTGCGGGACCTCTTCGCCAACGAATTCATCTCCATCCCCGGGGAGTCGTCTCAGGTAACAACGTCCCTCGGCATCTCGGGACGGCGATCACAACGAGGACGATATCAAATCCCCCTGATAATATATGTAGCAAAAACATGATCCCCAAAAGAATATCAGCAAAATCAGTTGCCGTGTTGTTACCTCGTCTTCATATGCAAAGGATTCCACAGGGTTTCACGTCTAGAAGATGTTCGTGTGCATCTGCTCGTTTTCTGTCTTCCCATTGATCAGGACTTTGAGGAGGCGTGTGTCCTCCTGAGGACATGTGGAGCAGTCCACACcagtcaacaggaagtgacggtgTCAGACGTGGGGCTGGAGGTGCTACCCTTCCTGCAGGACCTGCTACAGCCCTTCATAGACTCCTATCAGGTCCGGAGACTTTTGCCTCCCCTGACTGAGAAAACGTACAATCCACATGACGCGGTCATGGCTGCAGCTACCACCGGGGTCACGACCTCTGCTTTGGTTCTGGGATTTAGGGGGTGTTTGGCagcccaaaaataaataaatcaatgtaaATAAATTCATGAACATTAAATAAGTCTTAGTAGCGTGGAGCCGGAATGAAACAGAATCCTGCACGTAGAAATAGAAACATTTCCTGTGATGTTTAAATGTAGCTTTATGGTAAATATTCCATTAATATATCTCATATGTAGTTATTGTTAATGTACTCCGGTTTGATTGGGTGAGTTTTTATGTCCAGGTGATGTTCAGGTACCTCTGTAAAGACGGCGTTCACGTGGTCTCAGAGAAACAGTTTCTACCTGCTGTGCGAAACCTGGCGACAAAGCTCATCCTCTCAGGTGAAAcacggtgacctctgacccctaaaCAATCCCCAGCTGTTGAACATTTATTTGTTAGTTCATATTAGCGAAGTGTCGTCAAccactatgtgtgtgtttcaggggagCTTCACACCCATGAAGCGCTTTCGTCCGACATGCAGAAGAACGTTTTCTCGGCCCTGCGGCGGCTGGAGACCCTGACACAGTTGAAGGCGTGAGTAGCGACTTTAGCATTTATAAGCTAATCTCCTGTGGTTGAGACgtttgttgtctctttttttaaagttcaattTCTCATCACAGGTCTGAGCTGAATGAATACAGAGTGAACAAAGCAGCTGTCGGACAAATCAGTGACATTCTCTGTGAGTCAGATGATTGGGTGGAGGAACATTGTTACCTTGTTCTCACCTGTGAACTTAAGATGCACTTCATGCCCTTGTTTGTGTTCACCGCACCGACCGAAGAGCCTCATggattttcatttcttttcttcgcTCCCCACAGGTGGTAAAATCCCTCCCCAGAGTCTCCAGACTACACCTGACGCAAAACTTTAGCCTCCGTTGGAACGGATCCATCTTCAGGTCCAGCTTACCCTCGGGTTTACCACCACCTGACCCTTCGCACTGCTCCTTCCCCCGGCGCCTTAACTCACCGCCGGGCCTTAATCCGCCACTCTTAACGTTTGGTTATCCGTTCGTCTGATCCCCTGGCGATGAGTATTAACATTCTGAGCTATAACTGTATTTTAATTAGTTGCAATTAAGGCTGACATTTGTAAATGATCACAATGAACGATTAAAACAGACTTGAATGGTGACACAGTGAGTGCAACAAGATCGTAAACGCTCTTTGATTGTATAAACTTTAATGTGCCAAGAACAAATCTTTGTTtaagacatttattttaactttgTTACACCTCAATAAATGTAAAACCAATGTAACAAAATGCATCGTAGATTCTTGTTTTTCACAATTACTTGGTGATTCTGTTTGTACTATTCCCTCACCAGTGAACAAAGCCcggaggtcaaagttcaactTCCTGTCTTCTCTGAAAGCCAATTAACCTGCTCCCTGCACCTGAAAAACCTCAGCAATTAGAAGAAGGCCTCTTATGTGCCGTTTGGTCATTGTGTTCGGCCTGCGGGGAGGGCAGCTATCTGTACACGGGCGGGACGTCCACCTTGATGCGCAGAGCGCTGACGGGGTCTTGGCAGAACACCGAGATGTATTCCAACACTCTAGAGTTGAGCTTCTTCTCGCCCTCTTTGGCCCGGTGACGCTCCTTGTCCCATCGGTCCTTCTCGCCGTTCATTTGGGAGAACAGGTTGACCTGGATGGTGCGCAGCGTGGCCGCCAGCACGTAGAAGCCGCCCTGCAGCGCGTGGCAGAAGGCGGCGCCCAGGCTCAGCGCGGCGCCCGTCAGGTTCGGCACCGCCTCGCACACCACGCACGCGCCCTCCAGGAAGTGCAGCGTGCCTTTCTTGGCCGCGGGCTGCGGCGGGTGCGcggagccgccgccgcgcgcCGCGGGCGTCTGCTGCGCGTGGCTGAGCAGGTGCCGCGCGCAGTCGGCGAAGTGGGCGGCGGCGCGGCGCAGCGGCAGCAGGGCCAGGTACAGGTGGCATGCCGCTTTGGTCAGGGCGTGGAAGAGCAGCCGCAGCTCGAGCACGGCGTTTCCTGCGGGATAAACAGGGCGGCGGGGTCAGCGCTAATTCAACACCCCGGCTGATGTCAGTAACCATTACCGACGGGATTAACAGCGCGTCACCTGAGCACGCGAAGCGAAAATACCGCAGATCAGACCGCCGCACGTCCTCGCGTCTACGGTCCCAATTGTTCCATCAAACGCCAAAGGAAATGATTTAAGTGTTTGATTAATAAAACTCTACTTAGCTGGACAGCAGTTTAGTTGAACTCCATTTGGGTAAAATGAAAACAGTGTCTCTGCTTCCTGGAGCTGTCCAAGCGCGTCATCTATTTATAGATTTATCAGTTCGTAGTAAAACTGTGAGGCATGAGATTACTAGTTGTACTGAACTCAAACCGGGGAACCTGCTGAAGCGTTTGAGCGAGAAGTAAAACGTGAGTATTTCACAGCTGTTCTAGACAGACTTCCACAAAAGCTCCTCTTACCGTCTATAAAGCAGAATATCCACAGCAGCGCAATGACCGCTGCCAGGTACGTGAACCAATCCATGTGGTCTCCCGGACACGGTCACGAAAGTAAGGAAAGCGGTGGACTAGTTACTAGTTGTAACTAGTTGATGTGGCCAAGCCCTGCCTCCGCGCGCTAATACCCCGGCGGTAAGTCGCTCGTCTGCGTCCCCGCACATGTCGGCGCCAAAGGTTCACCTGAGGAGTCcgaccatcagacaagaagccGTTGAATACGCTGCACCTcattgtctcctctctgtgctcCATAGTTATTCATTGGTTCATTTATAAGGAGGAAAGCGGTTCTTCACCACGTGCTGCTGTTTGCAGTTTAGACCGAATGATTTTGCTCGATCTTCTGCTCTTTGAATGCAAACCAGAGATTCATCTCACATAACGTGCTTTCTAAAGGACCGATTCCGTCTCTTGCAGCGTACAAATACAGCATCACTAGTCTGGATCAATCCAACTGCGtctacacacacagaggcacctTGTGTCTGAAGATCCATTTCTTTTGTCAATacctgattatatatatatatatatatatatatatatatatatatatatatatatatatatatatatatatatatatatatataattaatataatataatattataataatataatataatataatataattaatattaatataattataatataatataatataattaattataatataattaatatatataatatatatataatttaatatatatataatttatatatataatttcgtCCTACCAGCGCGCAGAGACGAGTTGTGGGACAAAACCGGTTTTATTCTCTAATATAAAATAGAATTGATTGTTGCACCATTATGGTCTGATACAGAAAGAGCTTCGTATAAAGTGTTTGgttatgtgtgtatgtgggaaCGTATAGTACCTCTCAAATGTGTTGTCTGTATGGCCAAAGCAAGCTCtggatcaataaagtatttattcatCTTATTCTTATTGCACACTCGGCCCACCTGAAAATACCtgagatatttatatatatatatatatatatatatatatatatatatatatatatatatatatatatatatatatatatttattcatcttaTTCTTATTGCACACTCGGCCCACCTGAAAATAcctgagatatatatatatatatatatatatatatatatatatatatatatatatatatatatatatatatatatatataaagcattTGTCAACTAAAAATCCTCACTGGAGGAAGCAGCCTTGATACGTTATTTtgctcctcttccacctctgaCCTTACGTGTCATGTGTGAAGTTACAATGCTGGAATCTCCGTCTTTAGAGCGACAATGGAAAGGTTTCATGTTACTGACGGAGACGTACGGCAGCCACTGGTGTCTCTTTTGTCTCTGTCAAGGACAATAGGAGCGATCAGATGACGTGCAGATGAGCAAACCAGTTACACCGGTATTATTTCACAAACGTGCAACAAAACGCGCCGCAAGGAGGCGGCCACGTTGGTGTGTTAAATCATGTAagtcaggggtcttcaacgtttttcaggccttggtcccccaaactgatggcgagatgaagCAGAGACCCCCTGTTCTGTAGAGCAGCGGCTCCCAAACTCAacgctcgcgaggagaatctctgctcgcgctcgaatgagttttctacgcgctcgctgttgttctttttgacagtaggGTGGTCCagggtgctttcagggtccgatcgatgccgcgaggtgcgtccgctcccgccgcccccctcgccatccacgccttaaatctccggctgcttttagaataacttatttccccgttaagacggttgagctactgtagagaaaagggcgccgtctctcgctctttaatctcatgaagcgCTCggagagaacgacagctttgtttctccgacgcgccctgaaagcagctccgtatctcgctcagcatctcgccgtcgtagacgagctttggcgtgtttggcagagtgtACAACCTGTAAGGATCAACCgatcaaccaattgatccataaatataaggcgctccggacaGCAGCCGTTttgagcgagagccttattgttttattaatctgtccgtttaaattgtttgtgcttcatcaactaatgtttcacataactaatgtgccgcatcataaatatttttatattaatttcaaacttttaaaaattgaaaatgaaaaaactttattgtaaatgacgtctcgcggcccacctgcagtaccttcgcggcccaccagggggccacggcccacactttgggaatcgctgctatAGAGTTTTGTCCGCCATCTTtcatttttgagctttgcgctcttGAGACGTGAGCGTagacgcgatctgattggctgctgtcgTATTTGGATGACAGGAGCTGTGAGCGTGAGGCTGCTGAGgaaagctgagtgtgtgtgttgcgaaAACGATAAAGAGAACGTCGTCTTCGTCAATTTATCctttcgctacaatatgttggattcatgttaatgtgtatttaaagacaataaagacAATTCTGACtctgaagacatttcaatttgtggggggaaaaattgttgaaaaaaataagattTCGCGACCCTCCTGCAGTACCTCCACGGACCCCCTAGGGGTCGCGGACCcgctgttgaagacctctgatgtAAATCAACCCAAAGTGCAAGAACACACgcgtgctgtgtgtttgtgtaacggTGAGATGCAGCTCGTTTCCTTCTTCTACATAAACGTGTCTGTA includes the following:
- the gnpat2 gene encoding dihydroxyacetone phosphate acyltransferase isoform X1; this encodes METKVDEDEHLRGSLYFSPQTMTSTDSGRVKNEEEFVDVLEELLHSGDLGHALRTFSPSPYDGGPPCSAADLPKAVLESQYLRYVVQEIATEKALSLEEVREEASVILEEMSQKLQMGFIRLMAYMLSKVLKRIFTGIHVNTEGLNALKQAVQESPVILLPNHRSYLDFLVISYVMFTYDIPVPVIAAGMALSKMRVVGEIISRSGAFFIRRAIGSDKLYWAVLSEYVKTIVRKGFAPVEFYVEGLRSRTLKSLMPKLGMMHMVLEPFFKGEVYDVTLVPVSLSYDRVLEEFLLAQELLGIPKPKESTTGLLKARKVLQEDYGSMHVNFGRPMSVRHLCRGKINRGQYNLVPRDLPQKPSGEVQACVSWLAHLMVRMQEEGALISPWSLMASLLLQAPAAALTEHGLPWHQLAERTLRLRKLALDFGAHLNWPGKVPEQEVMSSAAALHHSLVRLQAGRVHLVQGEEDEREDPRRPEEDVTKAAVPMLMLACYRNQCLHVFVRPALLAVAIHVTKSVQRDELFAFFCFLRDLFANEFISIPGESSQDFEEACVLLRTCGAVHTSQQEVTVSDVGLEVLPFLQDLLQPFIDSYQVMFRYLCKDGVHVVSEKQFLPAVRNLATKLILSGELHTHEALSSDMQKNVFSALRRLETLTQLKASELNEYRVNKAAVGQISDILCGKIPPQSLQTTPDAKL
- the gnpat2 gene encoding dihydroxyacetone phosphate acyltransferase isoform X2, giving the protein MSQKLQMGFIRLMAYMLSKVLKRIFTGIHVNTEGLNALKQAVQESPVILLPNHRSYLDFLVISYVMFTYDIPVPVIAAGMALSKMRVVGEIISRSGAFFIRRAIGSDKLYWAVLSEYVKTIVRKGFAPVEFYVEGLRSRTLKSLMPKLGMMHMVLEPFFKGEVYDVTLVPVSLSYDRVLEEFLLAQELLGIPKPKESTTGLLKARKVLQEDYGSMHVNFGRPMSVRHLCRGKINRGQYNLVPRDLPQKPSGEVQACVSWLAHLMVRMQEEGALISPWSLMASLLLQAPAAALTEHGLPWHQLAERTLRLRKLALDFGAHLNWPGKVPEQEVMSSAAALHHSLVRLQAGRVHLVQGEEDEREDPRRPEEDVTKAAVPMLMLACYRNQCLHVFVRPALLAVAIHVTKSVQRDELFAFFCFLRDLFANEFISIPGESSQDFEEACVLLRTCGAVHTSQQEVTVSDVGLEVLPFLQDLLQPFIDSYQVMFRYLCKDGVHVVSEKQFLPAVRNLATKLILSGELHTHEALSSDMQKNVFSALRRLETLTQLKASELNEYRVNKAAVGQISDILCGKIPPQSLQTTPDAKL
- the LOC144389405 gene encoding uncharacterized protein LOC144389405, whose product is MDWFTYLAAVIALLWIFCFIDGNAVLELRLLFHALTKAACHLYLALLPLRRAAAHFADCARHLLSHAQQTPAARGGGSAHPPQPAAKKGTLHFLEGACVVCEAVPNLTGAALSLGAAFCHALQGGFYVLAATLRTIQVNLFSQMNGEKDRWDKERHRAKEGEKKLNSRVLEYISVFCQDPVSALRIKVDVPPVYR